One window of Desulfitibacter sp. BRH_c19 genomic DNA carries:
- a CDS encoding diaminopimelate decarboxylase, with the protein MKLHGTSKINSEGILEIGGCNAIELVEKYGTPLWVMDEELIRNTCQRLVKAFSQKGNSQVLYASKAFLTTAMCKIINEEGLGLDVVSGGELYTALKANFPVKNIYFHGNNKGFEEIKLALENGIGRIVVDNFYELQVLNGIAGEMDTKQAIILRITPGVEAHTHEYIRTGQIDSKFGFTLTNGQAMEAVKIALELPNLDLKGIHCHIGSQIFEMGSYGHAAHVMIEFMKNIEKETGYVIEELNIGGGLGIYYSKGDEPSSIENYAEVVMSTVKEKCNQFSLPVPKLLIEPGRSIAGPAGTTLYKVGSIKDIPDVRKYVAVDGGMYENLRPALYEAKYEVYVANRMNDTNTEKVTVTGKCCESGDILAWNIRLPELNPGDILAMTTTGAYGYAMSGNYNRIPKQAVVLVYNGKSDEIVKKETYEDLIRNDVLPERLK; encoded by the coding sequence TTGAAACTTCATGGTACTTCGAAAATTAACTCTGAGGGGATTTTAGAGATAGGTGGATGCAACGCCATAGAACTGGTCGAAAAATATGGTACACCACTATGGGTGATGGATGAAGAATTAATTAGAAATACATGCCAAAGGCTTGTTAAGGCCTTCTCTCAAAAAGGAAATTCTCAAGTTTTATATGCAAGTAAAGCCTTTCTTACAACTGCAATGTGTAAAATAATTAATGAAGAAGGTCTTGGCCTTGATGTAGTCTCAGGAGGAGAACTTTATACTGCACTTAAAGCAAATTTCCCAGTAAAAAATATATATTTTCATGGGAATAATAAGGGCTTTGAAGAAATAAAGCTTGCTTTGGAAAATGGTATAGGACGTATAGTTGTAGATAACTTTTATGAGCTTCAGGTTTTAAATGGAATTGCTGGTGAAATGGATACTAAACAAGCTATTATTTTAAGAATAACACCAGGTGTAGAAGCTCATACACACGAATATATAAGAACTGGACAAATAGACTCCAAATTTGGCTTTACTCTAACTAACGGACAAGCAATGGAAGCAGTTAAAATTGCTTTAGAATTACCTAATTTAGATTTAAAGGGAATCCATTGTCATATAGGTTCTCAGATATTTGAAATGGGTTCTTATGGTCATGCTGCTCATGTAATGATTGAATTTATGAAGAACATCGAAAAAGAAACAGGCTATGTTATTGAGGAATTAAATATTGGTGGTGGACTAGGGATATACTATTCTAAAGGTGATGAACCTTCTAGTATTGAAAACTATGCTGAAGTTGTTATGAGTACAGTAAAAGAAAAATGTAATCAGTTTTCACTACCTGTTCCTAAGCTTCTTATTGAACCAGGAAGGTCTATTGCTGGTCCCGCTGGTACAACTTTATATAAAGTTGGGTCTATCAAGGATATACCAGATGTACGTAAATATGTTGCCGTTGATGGTGGAATGTATGAAAATTTGCGTCCTGCTCTTTATGAAGCAAAATATGAGGTATATGTTGCTAATAGAATGAATGACACTAATACCGAAAAAGTAACAGTAACAGGGAAGTGTTGTGAGTCTGGTGATATTCTAGCATGGAATATTAGGCTTCCAGAATTAAATCCTGGAGATATACTTGCAATGACAACTACTGGAGCGTATGGATATGCAATGTCAGGTAATTACAACAGGATACCAAAACAGGCAGTAGTACTAGTATATAATGGAAAATCAGACGAAATAGTCAAGAAAGAAACCTATGAGGATCTTATAAGAAATGATGTATTACCTGAGCGGCTCAAGTGA
- a CDS encoding 2-hydroxyglutaryl-CoA dehydratase encodes MYGYLGIDVGSVSTNVVVINNENEVLHKLYIRTQGQPIKAVQKGLLKIQEEMAEDLTIMGVGTTGSARNLTALMVGADVVKNEITAHAVAASTMVPDAKTVIEIGGQDSKIIVLRNGVVADFAMNTVCAAGTGSFLDQQASRLELPIEEFGKIALKSKSAVRIAGRCSVFAESDMIHKQQMGHSLEDIVAGLCEALVRNYLNNIGKGKKIQSKVVFQGGVAANLGMIEAFKKELQCEIVVPDYYDVMGAIGSALLAKETTKGENTCFKGFESAVADYQASSFECNGCANCCEIIQIFEKDVILARWGDRCGKWENSTMKTQIS; translated from the coding sequence ATGTATGGGTATTTAGGAATAGATGTAGGTTCTGTTAGTACAAATGTGGTGGTTATTAACAACGAAAATGAAGTATTACACAAACTATATATTAGAACCCAGGGACAACCAATAAAAGCAGTTCAAAAAGGATTACTTAAGATACAGGAAGAAATGGCAGAAGACTTAACAATTATGGGAGTAGGAACAACTGGAAGTGCAAGAAATTTAACGGCTTTAATGGTCGGAGCAGATGTAGTTAAAAATGAGATTACTGCACATGCAGTTGCAGCATCAACGATGGTACCAGATGCAAAAACAGTAATTGAAATTGGAGGACAAGACTCAAAGATAATAGTATTACGAAATGGAGTGGTTGCTGATTTTGCAATGAACACAGTCTGTGCAGCTGGAACTGGTTCCTTCCTGGATCAACAGGCATCACGACTTGAACTTCCTATTGAGGAATTTGGAAAGATAGCTTTAAAAAGTAAAAGTGCTGTCCGTATTGCTGGTAGATGTTCTGTTTTTGCAGAATCTGATATGATTCATAAACAGCAAATGGGACATTCCCTTGAAGACATTGTAGCAGGTCTATGTGAAGCTCTTGTACGTAATTATTTAAACAATATTGGTAAAGGGAAAAAGATTCAAAGTAAGGTTGTTTTTCAAGGAGGAGTAGCTGCCAATCTCGGAATGATAGAGGCTTTTAAGAAAGAATTACAATGTGAGATAGTTGTACCAGATTACTATGATGTCATGGGGGCAATAGGAAGTGCCCTTCTAGCGAAAGAAACTACTAAAGGTGAAAACACTTGCTTCAAAGGTTTTGAATCTGCAGTAGCTGATTACCAAGCGAGTAGCTTTGAATGTAATGGCTGTGCTAACTGTTGTGAAATAATACAGATTTTTGAAAAAGATGTTATTTTAGCAAGATGGGGCGACAGATGCGGCAAATGGGAAAATAGCACTATGAAAACACAAATTTCCTGA
- a CDS encoding CoA protein activase: protein MKVTFPHMGYFYITGKTIFEGFGLDVIVPPPCTKRTLNLGTKYSPESACLPLKINLGNYLEAAELGADTIIMGGGVGPCRFGYYAEIQREILEDLGYHMEMIVLEPPDVHLGEVWDKVKYLMHSSWSQAIKSIYLSWHKTYAIDQMEREVHKIRPSQKNPGEADNIFRAFLVDVDKCQARTQVKKTANYYIDQFKQIPVYKNKPVIKVAIVGEIYTVLEPFVNFDIEKILGRLGVEVYRPLFLSQWINDHLFGGILPIKGSKEARKLSAPYLNYFVGGHGRETVGHAVELNDKVDGIIQIAPLTCMPEIVAQTLLFKVSEDTGIPAMTIYVDEQTGKAGLTTRLEAFTDMIYRNKFLGKKEDITSCMGI, encoded by the coding sequence ATGAAAGTAACTTTTCCCCACATGGGGTATTTCTATATTACAGGCAAGACTATTTTTGAAGGTTTTGGATTGGACGTAATTGTACCACCTCCATGTACAAAAAGAACCTTAAACCTAGGAACAAAATATTCCCCTGAATCTGCCTGTCTCCCACTAAAAATTAATCTAGGAAACTATCTTGAAGCAGCAGAATTGGGAGCGGATACCATAATTATGGGTGGAGGAGTAGGCCCTTGTCGATTTGGGTATTATGCCGAAATCCAAAGAGAAATTTTAGAAGACTTAGGTTATCACATGGAAATGATAGTTCTTGAACCCCCAGATGTTCATCTTGGGGAGGTCTGGGATAAGGTAAAATATCTAATGCACTCATCATGGTCGCAAGCAATAAAAAGCATCTATCTCTCCTGGCATAAAACTTATGCTATTGACCAGATGGAGCGTGAAGTCCACAAAATACGACCCAGTCAAAAAAATCCTGGAGAGGCAGACAATATTTTCAGGGCATTTTTAGTTGATGTGGACAAGTGTCAAGCAAGAACCCAGGTAAAGAAGACGGCTAATTATTACATAGACCAATTCAAGCAGATACCTGTGTATAAGAATAAACCTGTTATCAAAGTCGCAATTGTGGGAGAAATCTATACTGTTTTAGAACCATTTGTGAATTTTGATATAGAAAAAATCTTAGGACGGTTAGGGGTAGAGGTTTATAGGCCCTTATTTTTAAGTCAATGGATTAATGATCATCTTTTTGGGGGAATACTTCCCATCAAGGGATCAAAGGAAGCAAGAAAGCTATCAGCCCCCTATTTAAATTATTTCGTAGGAGGTCATGGGAGAGAGACAGTTGGCCATGCAGTAGAGTTAAATGATAAAGTAGATGGAATTATACAAATCGCACCTTTAACATGTATGCCTGAAATAGTAGCACAGACACTTTTATTCAAGGTTAGTGAAGATACTGGTATCCCTGCGATGACAATCTATGTTGACGAACAAACTGGTAAAGCAGGGCTAACTACTAGGTTAGAAGCTTTTACAGATATGATATATAGAAATAAGTTCTTAGGGAAGAAGGAGGATATAACTTCATGTATGGGTATTTAG
- a CDS encoding spore gernimation protein GerA, producing MSEKADKVNVTKDYSRNVDYLMKSLAVDDNFDVIYREMEFAGHKFGMFFIDGFVKDDIVTQITRTLENLERSEISPFSLEKLIKKHIHYVEAETEEKMDKIMYSVLSGAMAIVIEGADKVLILDVREYPVRGPQEPDLERVIRGSRDGFVETIVFNVALIRRRIRDPRLRVHIMQAGRRSQTDICIMYIDDIANPDTVKSIKEKIELIDIDGLPMAEKSVEELITPGSYWNPFPKVRYTERPDVAAVHLLEGHILVVVDTSPSVMILPVTYFHHLQHAEEYRQGPLLGGFLKLGRYIGVFMSIFLLPLWLLFALTPTLLPESLRFIGPEETGNVPLFIQALFAELGINLMRIAATHTPSSLATALGLIAAVLIGDIAITIGLFSPEIILYAAVSAVGIFSTPSFELGLANTIVRIFILVATGLFLLPGFLGATLLAFIFIALTKSFGVPYMWPLIPLNLKALFAVVFRSPVPLHNIRLSIIHPQDKDRQQPAPALKPKLKKKKHK from the coding sequence TCTTGCTGTTGATGATAATTTTGACGTAATATACAGAGAAATGGAATTTGCTGGGCATAAATTTGGTATGTTTTTTATTGATGGTTTTGTTAAGGATGATATAGTTACACAAATTACTAGAACTCTAGAAAACCTTGAACGATCAGAAATAAGCCCATTTTCCCTGGAAAAATTAATTAAGAAGCATATCCATTATGTAGAAGCTGAAACCGAAGAGAAAATGGATAAGATTATGTATTCCGTACTTTCAGGAGCCATGGCAATTGTTATAGAAGGTGCAGATAAAGTATTAATCTTAGATGTTAGAGAATATCCAGTAAGAGGACCTCAAGAACCCGACTTGGAGAGGGTAATTAGGGGATCTAGGGATGGCTTTGTAGAGACAATAGTATTTAATGTAGCATTAATCCGGAGAAGAATTAGAGATCCCAGGCTAAGGGTTCATATTATGCAAGCGGGCAGAAGATCTCAAACTGATATATGTATTATGTATATTGATGATATAGCCAATCCTGATACAGTTAAATCTATTAAAGAAAAAATTGAACTGATAGATATTGATGGCTTACCTATGGCTGAAAAGTCAGTAGAAGAACTAATAACGCCAGGTAGCTATTGGAATCCTTTTCCAAAGGTGCGTTATACCGAAAGACCGGACGTGGCAGCCGTACATTTACTAGAAGGACACATCCTTGTTGTTGTTGATACATCACCTAGTGTAATGATTTTGCCCGTTACATATTTTCATCATCTGCAGCATGCAGAAGAGTACCGTCAAGGGCCATTATTAGGTGGCTTTTTAAAACTTGGAAGATACATTGGTGTCTTCATGTCTATATTTTTACTACCCTTATGGTTGCTTTTTGCTCTTACTCCAACATTACTTCCAGAAAGTTTAAGGTTTATAGGACCTGAGGAAACTGGGAATGTCCCCCTTTTTATTCAAGCCCTCTTTGCAGAATTAGGGATTAATCTGATGAGAATTGCAGCGACTCATACACCCTCATCACTAGCTACAGCACTAGGCTTGATAGCTGCAGTACTAATTGGAGATATTGCCATAACAATAGGACTATTCTCACCTGAAATTATACTATATGCGGCTGTATCTGCAGTAGGTATATTTTCAACCCCCAGTTTTGAACTGGGTTTAGCTAATACCATAGTGAGAATTTTTATTCTTGTCGCCACAGGTCTTTTCCTGCTACCTGGTTTTTTAGGTGCTACATTACTTGCGTTTATTTTTATAGCATTAACCAAAAGCTTCGGAGTTCCCTATATGTGGCCTTTGATACCATTAAATTTGAAGGCATTATTTGCAGTCGTATTTAGAAGTCCCGTGCCATTACATAATATTAGACTAAGCATTATACATCCTCAGGATAAGGATAGACAGCAACCAGCTCCTGCACTTAAACCAAAGCTAAAGAAGAAAAAACATAAATAA